From a region of the Aeoliella mucimassa genome:
- a CDS encoding zinc ribbon domain-containing protein → MWQCNQCRELLEDQFDACWKCGCSRAANLATDMLSDSSNSQLSETDSLRFIEQYRCAKCGHDESVLERIEGRGTGHGHGRMLAKDFLAVSCDRCGYAEFYNLSILEQRTGMQNFFRQLFRS, encoded by the coding sequence ATGTGGCAATGCAATCAATGCCGAGAGTTGCTAGAGGATCAATTCGACGCTTGCTGGAAGTGCGGCTGCAGCCGCGCCGCGAATCTCGCGACCGATATGCTCAGCGATTCGAGCAACAGCCAGCTTAGTGAAACCGACTCGCTCCGCTTCATCGAACAGTACCGCTGCGCGAAGTGCGGGCACGACGAGTCGGTACTCGAACGCATCGAAGGCCGCGGCACCGGCCACGGCCACGGCCGCATGCTGGCCAAGGACTTTCTCGCGGTAAGCTGCGACCGCTGCGGCTACGCGGAGTTCTACAACCTATCGATCCTCGAACAACGCACCGGCATGCAAAACTTCTTCCGCCAACTCTTCCGCAGCTAA
- a CDS encoding NAD(P)H-hydrate epimerase: protein MDRRPFLTRQQSREIDRIAIHNYCMHGLVLMENAGRGCVDLLEQLGIAGPISILCGKGNNGGDGFVMARHLAIRGHEVQVLLVPPAAELTGDAQANYEILHRAGLRIVHLAAEGGPAALPDALDYASHRCDWLVDCLLGTGATGSPRPPYDSIIEWMNAEPAKRLAIDVPSGLDCDTGRPSPTTVQATATATFVTSKIGYQQPTALPYLGEVHVIDIGIPPIILQQVADQPSEQ, encoded by the coding sequence ATGGACCGGCGACCCTTTCTCACTCGTCAACAATCTCGCGAAATCGATCGCATCGCGATCCACAACTACTGCATGCACGGGCTCGTGCTCATGGAGAACGCCGGGCGCGGGTGCGTCGACCTGCTCGAGCAGCTCGGCATCGCCGGCCCGATCTCCATCCTCTGCGGCAAAGGCAACAACGGTGGCGACGGATTCGTCATGGCTCGCCACCTGGCGATTCGCGGCCACGAAGTGCAGGTGCTGCTCGTTCCGCCGGCCGCCGAACTGACGGGCGACGCGCAAGCCAACTACGAGATCCTGCACCGCGCGGGGTTGCGGATCGTGCACCTGGCCGCCGAAGGAGGCCCGGCCGCCCTGCCCGACGCACTCGACTACGCGAGCCACCGCTGCGACTGGTTGGTCGACTGCCTACTCGGCACCGGCGCAACCGGCTCGCCGCGACCGCCGTACGACTCGATCATCGAGTGGATGAACGCCGAACCAGCCAAACGCCTGGCGATCGACGTCCCCAGCGGCCTCGATTGCGACACCGGTCGGCCATCGCCGACCACCGTGCAAGCGACCGCCACCGCGACGTTCGTCACCAGCAAAATCGGCTACCAGCAACCAACCGCCCTCCCCTACCTGGGCGAGGTACACGTGATCGACATCGGCATCCCCCCGATCATCCTGCAACAAGTCGCCGACCAGCCGAGCGAGCAGTAG
- a CDS encoding HEAT repeat domain-containing protein: MTFPRLLLSALLVPLVGCTTVPKYMQAFQRSEKTTFHTASMRVDAVRAYRSKATGGDTPDQQQIVTQLAQQIQVEPDPLVRVAIIDTLAAFRTPQAATVIELGLGDEDVDVRRHCCRALGERGDPAGVPVLARVINSEPDLNVRVAAVDALGEINSPDAYTALAVAMEDRDPALQYAGVKSMKSISGQDFGGRVESYLQYARGQTPTNTESDEISVAGRVRDMMPF; this comes from the coding sequence ATGACTTTTCCACGATTACTGCTGTCGGCGTTGCTTGTTCCGCTCGTCGGCTGCACGACCGTTCCCAAATACATGCAAGCGTTTCAACGCAGCGAGAAAACCACCTTTCACACCGCCTCGATGCGGGTGGATGCCGTGCGGGCGTACCGCTCGAAGGCCACCGGTGGCGACACGCCCGACCAGCAACAGATCGTTACGCAGCTAGCCCAGCAGATTCAGGTAGAGCCGGATCCGCTGGTGCGAGTGGCGATTATCGACACGCTGGCCGCGTTCCGCACGCCGCAGGCGGCCACGGTGATCGAGCTTGGGCTGGGGGACGAGGACGTGGATGTTCGTCGGCACTGCTGTCGAGCGCTCGGCGAGCGAGGCGACCCGGCCGGCGTGCCAGTGCTAGCTCGGGTGATCAACAGCGAGCCCGACTTGAACGTTCGCGTTGCCGCGGTCGATGCGTTGGGCGAGATTAACTCCCCGGATGCGTACACCGCGCTGGCTGTGGCGATGGAGGATCGTGATCCCGCGCTGCAATACGCGGGGGTGAAGAGTATGAAGTCGATTAGCGGGCAGGACTTCGGCGGCCGCGTCGAAAGCTATCTGCAATACGCCCGCGGGCAAACGCCGACCAACACCGAAAGCGACGAGATCTCGGTGGCAGGTCGGGTGCGCGACATGATGCCGTTCTAA
- a CDS encoding DNA integrity scanning protein DisA nucleotide-binding domain protein, translating to MAKFSEQLQSFCDLALRLAELHDVDAVLFVFERPTDWKQLQKAVSKSNVVIAGDTEEVVAGAADEGFDTIVLNMPADAPTYERLTQALLEGVAEEFFPEGASVVAAYSGFEAGPIDSVSLIKLDEHLGRLTVRDLRQLKTKVPVETIKLVVDLAVEIGREGREGKPVGSLFVVGDHRKCMEFARPMGFDPVKGYTRQERRLTDAKVREGVKEIAQMDGAFVVAADGTVVASAQHLAAPNTPDLTLSKGLGARHWAAAQVTKATGAIAVAVSESNGTVRVFQDGEVKLRIEPFRRAMKWKSFDTDGPT from the coding sequence ATGGCAAAGTTCAGCGAACAACTGCAATCGTTCTGCGACCTGGCATTACGCCTGGCAGAGCTGCATGATGTGGACGCCGTGCTGTTTGTGTTCGAGCGGCCAACCGACTGGAAACAGCTGCAAAAAGCGGTATCTAAGTCGAATGTGGTCATCGCCGGCGATACCGAGGAAGTCGTCGCCGGTGCGGCCGACGAGGGCTTCGACACCATTGTGCTAAACATGCCGGCCGACGCTCCCACCTACGAGCGGCTCACCCAAGCCCTGCTCGAGGGCGTTGCCGAGGAGTTCTTCCCCGAAGGTGCCTCGGTCGTAGCGGCCTACAGCGGCTTCGAGGCCGGGCCGATCGACTCGGTCAGCCTGATCAAGCTCGACGAGCACCTCGGCCGACTCACGGTTCGCGACCTCCGGCAGCTCAAAACGAAAGTACCGGTCGAAACGATTAAACTGGTCGTCGACCTGGCGGTGGAAATCGGTCGCGAAGGCCGCGAAGGCAAGCCGGTCGGCTCGCTGTTCGTCGTCGGCGATCACCGCAAGTGCATGGAGTTCGCCCGCCCGATGGGCTTCGACCCCGTCAAAGGCTACACCCGCCAGGAACGCCGACTGACCGACGCCAAGGTGCGGGAAGGGGTGAAAGAGATCGCCCAAATGGACGGCGCGTTCGTCGTTGCCGCCGATGGTACCGTGGTCGCGTCGGCCCAGCACCTGGCTGCCCCGAACACGCCCGACCTCACCCTCTCCAAAGGGCTCGGCGCCCGCCATTGGGCCGCCGCTCAAGTGACCAAAGCCACCGGCGCGATTGCCGTGGCCGTGAGCGAGTCGAACGGCACCGTCCGCGTGTTCCAGGATGGCGAAGTGAAGCTCCGCATCGAGCCGTTCCGCCGCGCGATGAAGTGGAAGTCGTTCGACACCGACGGCCCCACCTAG
- a CDS encoding GntR family transcriptional regulator — protein sequence MGTSPHQFDIAPSSGVPIYRQIVDQVIALVAGGRLTPGDFLPSVRQVAQTADVNPMTVSKAYGLLEAEGVVERVRGQGMCVSASAASGPLAERRKQAQELLAPAIHRARLLGLTDKQIRALFDATLKDSSP from the coding sequence ATGGGCACCTCACCTCACCAATTCGACATCGCCCCCTCGAGCGGCGTACCGATCTATCGACAGATTGTCGACCAGGTGATTGCCCTCGTGGCCGGCGGGCGGCTTACGCCTGGCGATTTCCTGCCAAGCGTTCGTCAGGTAGCCCAAACGGCCGACGTTAATCCCATGACGGTCAGCAAAGCCTACGGCCTGCTCGAGGCCGAGGGGGTGGTCGAGCGGGTCCGCGGCCAAGGGATGTGCGTATCGGCGAGCGCCGCTAGCGGTCCCCTCGCCGAGCGGCGGAAGCAAGCCCAGGAGCTGCTCGCGCCGGCCATCCACCGCGCTCGCCTGCTAGGGCTGACCGACAAACAAATTCGTGCGTTGTTCGATGCGACTCTCAAGGACTCTTCCCCATGA